The Gemmatimonadales bacterium DNA window TGTGCGACTTCGAGGTGCTCAAGGTCCGCACCAAGTTCCAGGTCGCGGGCATTCGCGGGCCGCAGCTCAACGAGCCGGAGAAGGAGCAGCTGGCGCTCGAAGGGCTGGACCCCGAGACGATCGACTTCGAGGGCACCGACCTCGAGCTGAAGGTCACCAACAGCGGCACCAACGCGTTGATCGTGCGGGAGTTCATGGAGGAGGCCATCAAGGACCCCACGGGAACGCTCCCCGGCAAGTCCATCATCTTCGCCTGCTCCGTGAAGCACGCGCGGCGTCTCCAGGAGCTGTTCGACCAGCTGTACCCCGAGCACCGCGGCCGGCTCGCGCGGGTCCTCGTGTCGGACGATTCCAGGGTGTATGGCAAGGGTGGGCTGCTGGACCAGTTCAAGACGCAGGACATGCCCCGGGTGGCCATTTCGGTGGACATGCTCGACACGGGTGTGGATGTGCTCGAGGCGGTGAACCTGGTGTTCGCCAAACCGGTCTATTCGTACGTGAAGTTCTGGCAGATGATCGGGCGCGGCACGCGGGTGCTGAAAGCCGATCCCGCGCTGCGCAAGCCGTGGTGCCCGGAGAAGGACAAGTTTCTCATCATCGATTGCTGGGCCAATTTCGAATACTTCGAGATGCATCCCAAGGGCCGCGAGCCCGGAACGCAGGTGCCGATGCCGGTGCGGCTGTTCCGCGCCCGGCTCGACAAGCTCGAGGTCGCGCTCGCCCGGTCGGCGGGCGAAGTGGCCGAAACGATCAAGACCGACCTTCGTGCCGATCTCGAGGCGCTGCCCGCGAACAACGTGGTGGTGCTGGAGCGTCAGGCCGACCTGGCGCGCGTGCAGGGTGACGCCTTCTGGGCCCGCCTCGGCCGAGACGATCTCGGCTTCCTCCGGCAAACCATCGCGCCCATTCTGAGGGCCAAGTCGGACGCCGAGTTCAAGGCGCTGCGATTCGAGACCGACGTCGTCGAGTTCGGCACGGCGCTGCTCGCCGGTAACCGCGACGCGATGGACGTGCTGCGGGAGACGATCGTCCAGCAGGTTGCCGAACTCCCGCTCGGCGTCAACTTGGTCCTGAAGGAGCGGGCTCTCATCGAGGCCGTGCTCGCGCCGGCGTGGTGGGCTGCGGTGTCGGATATCGGCCTGCGCGATCTCGCGGCAAGACTCGCGCCTTTGATGCACTTCAGGCAACAGCGGGAAGGCGCGATGGTCTCGCTCAACCTCGCCGATATCACGGCCCAGCACGAACGCATCGCCGTGGCCCCCGACGGGCGCGACATGCCGATAGCGGCGTACCGCCGGCGCGTCGAGGAGGCGGTGCGCGCGCTCCTGGCCGAGAACACGGTGCTGCAGCGGCTCCAGGCAGGCGAGCGGGTCTCCGATGCCGACCTCCGCGCGCTCGCCGAATTGCTCCGGCGGCAGGACCCCGGCATTGACGAGGAGCGGCTCCGGAAAGTCTACGATTTGCGCACCGCCAGCTTCGTCCAGCTCGTCCGGCACGTGCTGGGCGTCGAGCCCCTTGAGCGGTGGTCCACTCTGGTGACGCGCGAGTTCGAGGAGTTCATTGCGGCGCACACCACGTACTCGGCGCTCCAGATCCGCTTCCTACAGACCCTCCGTACGTTCATTCTCCAACGGGGCAGGCTAGAGCGGCGCGACCTGGTCGAGTCGCCGTTCACGCAGCTGCATCCGCAGGGGGTCCGAGGCGTGTTCCCGCCGCGGGACATCGAGGAGATCCTCAGCTTCGCCACTGAGTTGGTCGCCTAGGGAATTGTGGGAGCACTTGACATAAACGTGGTAATAATGATATAATGTTACCACGTTATTGGACCCTATTACCACGTTTCCGGGCACGGCATTGACCTCGTTCGAACCCGAATACCTCGAGCGCATCCGCTTCTCCAGCGGCGATGCTGCCACGCTCAGGACTCTTGGCCAGTTCCGGGGACGCCAGGATCTGTTCAGGCGGCAGGCGCCCGAGGTCCTGGCGGCGCTGCGGGAAGCCGCCGTCATCGAATCCAGCGAGTCGTCCAACCGCATCGAGGGGATCACGGCGCCGCGCGAGCGGATCGAGGCTCTGATCCTCAAGCCGACCGCGCCCCGCGATCGCTCGGAGGAAGAGATCGCCGGGTATCGTGACGCGCTGAACCTCATTCACGAATCCGCGCCGGAGATGGCGTTCTCGGCCAACGTCGTTCTCCAGTTGCACGGCATGCTGTACCGCTACCACGCGGGCGTGGGTGGGCGGTGGAAGATGGCTCCGAACGAGATAGTGGAGCGCAACGCCGACGGCAGCCTCAGGCGGGTGCGATTCGTCCCGGTTCCGCCGGTGGCCACGCCAAACTTCATGGAACGGCTGGCCGCTGGATACGCTCGGGCGCATGACCTCCAGCGCGAGCCGCTCGTGCTCGTTCCGCTGGCCGTCCTCGACTTCCTGTGCGTTCATCCCTTCGCCGACGGCAACGGACGGATGGCGCGACTCATCACGCTGCTGCTGATGTACCAGGCGGGCTACGAAGTCGGCCGGTACATCAGTCTCGAGCGGATCGTCGAGCAGTCAAAGGAGACGTACTACGAGGCGCTCGAAGCGAGCTCCCAACGTTGGCACGACGGAAAACACGACCCGCTGCCGTGGATGACCTATCTGTGGGGAGTGCTCCTCCGGGCCTATGGCGAGTTCGAGGAGCGTGTCGGGACGATTCGCACGGGACGCGGTGCCAAGACCGACCTGGTCGAGCAGGCGGTGGCACGCCGCACGCGGCCGTTCGGCATCACGGAGATCGAGGCCGAGTGCCCGGGGGTGAGCCGCGACATGGTGCGGCACGTGCTCCAGCGGCTTCGCGACGAGGGGAAACTCGCGGTACAGGGCACCGGACGCGGCGCGCGGTGGGCGCCGCAGAACCAGTAAGGGAGTCTCGGCATGCTCACTTCGGCTCTGCGCTCCAAGGTGGACGCGCTGTGGGACAAGTTCTGGTCGGGCGGGATCGCCAATCCGCTCACCGCGATCGAGCAGATCAGCTACCTGCTCTTCATGCGGCGGCTCGACGCGCTGGATGAAAAGCGCCGGGGGGACGCCGAGTTCCTGAAGCAGGAGTTCCGGTCGCTGTTTGGCGGCACGTACACCACGCGCGCCGGCAAGAAGCGGCCCTG harbors:
- a CDS encoding DEAD/DEAH box helicase family protein, whose protein sequence is MSEPYSETDTRQQIIDRRLRLAGWNVDDPLQVIQELDIYVGGGKPGAVREPQREYAGHQFADYGLLLRGRPTAVVEAKKTSRDAEVGQEQARQYAELLQRIHGGKPPFIMYTNGHDTFFWDSEQYPPAKVVGFPTPSDLEWLAERRAGRGALSVELINPAIAGRDYQIEAVRTLLDAIESGRRKFLMVMATGTGKTRVAVALVDALMRAHWVKRVLFLVDRIPLQEQALGAFKEHLPASPFWPREGDAGFVRDRRVYVTTYPTMLNLIEAGKTPATWISPFFFDLIIADESHRSIYNTYQQVVRYFHGLTLGLTATPRDQVTHDTFDLFDCPTHDPTFAYGFDEAVRHDPPYLCDFEVLKVRTKFQVAGIRGPQLNEPEKEQLALEGLDPETIDFEGTDLELKVTNSGTNALIVREFMEEAIKDPTGTLPGKSIIFACSVKHARRLQELFDQLYPEHRGRLARVLVSDDSRVYGKGGLLDQFKTQDMPRVAISVDMLDTGVDVLEAVNLVFAKPVYSYVKFWQMIGRGTRVLKADPALRKPWCPEKDKFLIIDCWANFEYFEMHPKGREPGTQVPMPVRLFRARLDKLEVALARSAGEVAETIKTDLRADLEALPANNVVVLERQADLARVQGDAFWARLGRDDLGFLRQTIAPILRAKSDAEFKALRFETDVVEFGTALLAGNRDAMDVLRETIVQQVAELPLGVNLVLKERALIEAVLAPAWWAAVSDIGLRDLAARLAPLMHFRQQREGAMVSLNLADITAQHERIAVAPDGRDMPIAAYRRRVEEAVRALLAENTVLQRLQAGERVSDADLRALAELLRRQDPGIDEERLRKVYDLRTASFVQLVRHVLGVEPLERWSTLVTREFEEFIAAHTTYSALQIRFLQTLRTFILQRGRLERRDLVESPFTQLHPQGVRGVFPPRDIEEILSFATELVA
- a CDS encoding Fic family protein, with product MTSFEPEYLERIRFSSGDAATLRTLGQFRGRQDLFRRQAPEVLAALREAAVIESSESSNRIEGITAPRERIEALILKPTAPRDRSEEEIAGYRDALNLIHESAPEMAFSANVVLQLHGMLYRYHAGVGGRWKMAPNEIVERNADGSLRRVRFVPVPPVATPNFMERLAAGYARAHDLQREPLVLVPLAVLDFLCVHPFADGNGRMARLITLLLMYQAGYEVGRYISLERIVEQSKETYYEALEASSQRWHDGKHDPLPWMTYLWGVLLRAYGEFEERVGTIRTGRGAKTDLVEQAVARRTRPFGITEIEAECPGVSRDMVRHVLQRLRDEGKLAVQGTGRGARWAPQNQ